GTTGGAGATATTCCTGGTTCTGAGATAGAACTTTCTGACCAGGAAGATGTTATTGTTGTTGATTCAAAGAGAAGGTTTATAGAACCAAGAAACCCTAAACAGAAGGAATACCTTTCTTCTATAAGAGATTATGATTTAACTTTTGGTATAGGTCCAGCAGGGACAGGAAAAACTTATCTTGCGGTGGCTTGTGGGATAGAATTTATAAAAAAAGGTGTTTTTCAAAAGGTCATTCTTACCAGACCTGCTCTTGAAGCTGGTGAAAGGTTAGGGTTTTTACCTGGCGACCTTGAAGAAAAAATTAAACCTTATTTGCAACCAATATATGACGCTTTGTATGATATTATGCGTTATGAAGAATTGAAAAAATGGACAGAAAGAAGGATACTTGAAATAGTGCCTCTTGCATATATGAGAGGTAGGACATTGAGCAATGCTTTTGTAATACTTGATGAAGCCCAAAATACAACTTACGAGCAGATGAAAATGTTTCTAACAAGGCTCGGTATCAATTCAAAAGCTGTTGTGACAGGAGATGTAACACAGATAGACCTCCCTTTAACATCTAATACTTCAGGGTTGGTTGAGATTCAAAGGATTTTACATAACATTCAAGAGATAAAGTTTGTCTACTTTTCTAATGAAGATGTTGTAAGACATATATTGGTAAAAAAAATAATAGACGCTTATGAAAAACATCAAAAAGAAAAAGGGTCCTCTGTTTCAGATAAATAACCGCCAGAAAAAACTAACAATAAACCTTAATCAAATAAAGAGTGCTTTTGATAATAACCCTGACCTTTTTCATCCACCTCCAGAAGAGGTAGGGGTTGTGATTGTAAGTGATAAAACTATCAGAAAACTTAATAAAGAATTTTTAAACAAAGATTCTACAACAGATATAATAAGTTTTAAACTATCACAAAGGTACGGAGAGATAGTTATATCAGCGGAGACAGCGTTCCAAAACAGCCGTTTATACGGAAAATCTTTAGAAAATGAAATAATTTACCTTATTATACACGGGTACCTACATTTAAAAAATTATAAAGATTATAAACCTGCAGATAAGGTGCAAATGTTTAAAATACAAGATTCTATCTTTTGTAGTATCACAGGAAAAGATGGTGATGAATCAACATAATAATAAAAATAGAAGAGATGTTGTTTCAAGTTTTAATAATGCGATGACAGGGCTTTTGTATATTATTAAAGAAGAAAGAAACTTTAGAATACATCTGGTATTCGGCTTTTTGGTGATATCAATGAGTCTTTTCTTAAAAGTGCCTTTATCTGAGTTTCTTATTCTTCTTCTTGTTATAGGGATGGTCCTTTTTGCAGAGATTATCAATACCGTGATAGAAAAAATTGTTGATGTTTTTACCGATAAATATCATACAGAAGCAAGGAAAGCTAAAGATATTGCAGCTTCAGCAGTTTTTATTACTGCTATATGGGCATTTATTACAGGGTATCTGATACTTGTTAAATATTTTCCTGAAGGTTGGAGAAACATTTTTACAAATATTGCAGAATCTCCGTGGTACCTAAGTTTTATTTCTCTTGTGCTGGTAATACTTCTTGCCCTTATTATGAAATACTTGTTTTCTAAAAAAGTAGCTTTAGCTGGTGGGATGCCCAGTATACATAGTGTTATGGCTTTTAGTATCTGGACGGCTATATCAATATTTACTTTTCACGAAGTGCCTGTTATCTCTTTATTGGTCTTTATTCTGGCGTTCTGGGTTGCGCAGGGTAGGGTGTTAAAAGGGATACATAAGATAATAGAGGTTGTAGTTGGGGGTATTATAGGTATACTGTTCACATCTCTTATTTTTCAGTTGTTCTGGAGACATTAATGAAGAGCCTAAAAAGAATCTTTTTATCTGGACTCATTTTTATTGTGCCCGCTTCTTTATCTGTATGGATTCTGTATAGAGTTATACTTTTTTTTGAGAATATACTTGGATTTTTTTTAAAAAAACATATACCCGAAATATATATTCCAGGTGCTGGTTTTTTTCTATTGATTGTTTTGATTCTATTGATAGGTTTTTTAGCAGACAATTTTTTAGGAAAAAAAATATTATATATATTGGAAAAGTTTTTTGAGACGATGCCGTTGCTTAACAAGATTTATACTTTTATTAAAGAGATTAGTAGTAACCTTTTTCACGGAGGTAAGAGCGTTTTTAAGGAAGCTGTTAGGATAGAATTTTTTAGTGGCACATATACCGTTGGGTTTGTTACGGGGCAGTCGAGTATAAAAGGTTATATAAGCGTTTTTGTTCCTACTGTGCCTAATATTAGCACAGGTTTTTACCTGCTTGTGCCTGAAAATAAAATTGAAAAACTTGACATTCCTGTTGAGGAAGCAATAAAAACGGTTATCTCAATGGGGATTTTTGGACCAGAAAATGGCGCCGACAAAGATAGAAGCGATAATTTTAAAAAGGAGTGATTTTAGGGAGACGAGTGTTATTCTTTCCCTATATACTGGACAATTTGGTAAAATAAGATGTATACTTAAAGGTGTGAGAAAATCTAAGGGTAGGGTCCCGCCTTTAGCATTTACACCCGGTTCTTCTATTTTTGCTTTTTTTTATATGCGTCGTTCGGAACTTGGGTTACTAAGTTCTCCGTCGTTGATAGAAGCAAACGAGATGAAGAGCAAGGAAAACCTTGTTGT
The nucleotide sequence above comes from bacterium. Encoded proteins:
- a CDS encoding DUF502 domain-containing protein, which produces MKSLKRIFLSGLIFIVPASLSVWILYRVILFFENILGFFLKKHIPEIYIPGAGFFLLIVLILLIGFLADNFLGKKILYILEKFFETMPLLNKIYTFIKEISSNLFHGGKSVFKEAVRIEFFSGTYTVGFVTGQSSIKGYISVFVPTVPNISTGFYLLVPENKIEKLDIPVEEAIKTVISMGIFGPENGADKDRSDNFKKE
- the ybeY gene encoding rRNA maturation RNase YbeY, whose protein sequence is MKNIKKKKGPLFQINNRQKKLTINLNQIKSAFDNNPDLFHPPPEEVGVVIVSDKTIRKLNKEFLNKDSTTDIISFKLSQRYGEIVISAETAFQNSRLYGKSLENEIIYLIIHGYLHLKNYKDYKPADKVQMFKIQDSIFCSITGKDGDEST
- a CDS encoding PhoH family protein is translated as MSITKEVYLTNQEAQLIFGIQDANISYMEHLLNVQLYTRGNLVKIRGEVEFVERASEVLEALKKYIRGRKTLSKNEILRIVGDIPGSEIELSDQEDVIVVDSKRRFIEPRNPKQKEYLSSIRDYDLTFGIGPAGTGKTYLAVACGIEFIKKGVFQKVILTRPALEAGERLGFLPGDLEEKIKPYLQPIYDALYDIMRYEELKKWTERRILEIVPLAYMRGRTLSNAFVILDEAQNTTYEQMKMFLTRLGINSKAVVTGDVTQIDLPLTSNTSGLVEIQRILHNIQEIKFVYFSNEDVVRHILVKKIIDAYEKHQKEKGSSVSDK
- a CDS encoding diacylglycerol kinase, producing MNQHNNKNRRDVVSSFNNAMTGLLYIIKEERNFRIHLVFGFLVISMSLFLKVPLSEFLILLLVIGMVLFAEIINTVIEKIVDVFTDKYHTEARKAKDIAASAVFITAIWAFITGYLILVKYFPEGWRNIFTNIAESPWYLSFISLVLVILLALIMKYLFSKKVALAGGMPSIHSVMAFSIWTAISIFTFHEVPVISLLVFILAFWVAQGRVLKGIHKIIEVVVGGIIGILFTSLIFQLFWRH